A window from Candidatus Hydrogenedentota bacterium encodes these proteins:
- a CDS encoding Gfo/Idh/MocA family oxidoreductase — MSNNRVSRRFFLFSSAVMAAGCATGSGRAVGPRKISANEKLNIAGVGVGGKGTSDVEGAYDDGNNNIVALCDVDFERAAKSFKRFPNATQYKDFRVMLDKEHKNIDAVTISTTDHMHAPIAIAAMQLGKHVYVQKPLTHDIYEARRLTEVARQYKVATQMGNQGHSGEGVRRLMEWIAAGAIGTVREAHIWTDRPIWPQGIPRPAGTMPVPATLDWDLWLGTAPKRPYHKAYAPFAWRGWWDFGCGALGDMACHIMDPAYMALKLGYPTSVEAISEGNNEESCPKWSIITYQFPARGDLPPVKLVWYDGKKLPERPAEIPADEKLGDGDNGTLFVGDKGYLSCGCYGGNPSLHPREKMSEFKRPEKTIPNSIGHYKEWLEACKGVEIPKGGFCGNFDYAGPFTEMVLLGNLAIRAGQKIEFDPKEMKVTNVPEANQYIRRTYRSGYKQYA; from the coding sequence ATGAGCAACAACAGAGTGTCGCGCCGGTTCTTCTTGTTCAGTTCGGCTGTGATGGCGGCGGGCTGCGCAACGGGATCGGGCAGAGCGGTCGGGCCGCGCAAGATTTCGGCCAATGAAAAATTGAACATCGCCGGGGTGGGCGTCGGGGGAAAGGGAACGAGTGACGTCGAAGGCGCATACGACGACGGCAACAACAATATCGTGGCCTTGTGCGACGTGGATTTCGAGCGCGCGGCCAAATCGTTCAAGCGTTTTCCCAACGCCACGCAATACAAGGATTTCCGCGTCATGCTCGACAAGGAGCACAAGAATATTGACGCGGTGACGATTTCCACGACGGATCACATGCACGCGCCAATCGCGATCGCCGCGATGCAACTCGGCAAGCATGTGTATGTCCAGAAACCGCTCACACACGACATCTACGAGGCACGCCGTCTCACCGAAGTGGCGCGCCAGTACAAGGTCGCGACGCAGATGGGCAACCAGGGCCATTCCGGCGAAGGCGTCCGCCGCCTGATGGAATGGATCGCGGCGGGAGCGATCGGAACCGTGCGCGAAGCGCATATCTGGACCGACCGCCCGATTTGGCCACAGGGCATTCCGCGGCCGGCGGGCACGATGCCGGTCCCCGCGACGTTGGACTGGGATCTGTGGCTCGGCACGGCGCCGAAACGCCCGTATCACAAGGCCTATGCGCCGTTCGCGTGGCGCGGCTGGTGGGACTTCGGATGCGGCGCCCTGGGCGACATGGCCTGCCACATCATGGACCCGGCCTACATGGCGCTCAAACTCGGTTACCCGACGAGCGTCGAGGCCATTTCCGAAGGCAATAACGAAGAATCGTGCCCCAAGTGGTCCATCATCACCTACCAATTCCCGGCGCGCGGCGATCTTCCGCCCGTCAAACTCGTGTGGTACGACGGCAAGAAATTGCCCGAACGCCCGGCGGAAATTCCGGCGGACGAAAAACTGGGCGACGGCGACAATGGCACGTTGTTCGTCGGCGACAAGGGATACTTGTCCTGCGGTTGCTACGGCGGCAATCCGAGCCTGCATCCCCGGGAAAAAATGAGCGAATTCAAACGGCCCGAAAAAACCATCCCGAATTCAATCGGCCACTATAAGGAATGGCTGGAAGCCTGCAAGGGCGTCGAGATTCCTAAGGGCGGATTCTGCGGCAATTTCGATTACGCCGGCCCCTTCACAGAGATGGTCCTCTTGGGCAATCTGGCCATACGCGCGGGACAAAAAATCGAATTCGATCCCAAGGAAATGAAAGTAACCAACGTTCCCGAAGCCAATCAATACATTCGGCGCACCTACCGGAGCGGTTACAAGCAATACGCATAA
- a CDS encoding SDR family oxidoreductase, whose protein sequence is MNDLDVRTPAPDPNVQMAAWGKGVVVIGATSAIARAIAIELARQGYAILLAARDMDENERIATDLRVRTGSPAVALPFEALDFPSHPAFVRTCIEHMGGALEGVVVCFGALEPQNELQADFTRARRILDVNFTAAVSILEAFAPHFEQRRGGFIAAISSVAGDRGRQSNYHYGAAKAGLSVYLQGLRNRLFRAGVSVTTLKPGFVDSKMTFGLPGLVMLASPETAGKAAAAAIKKRKNVAYVPWFWRYIMLIIIHVPECIFKRLKL, encoded by the coding sequence ATGAATGATCTGGACGTCAGGACACCGGCTCCGGACCCAAACGTTCAAATGGCGGCATGGGGCAAGGGTGTCGTCGTAATTGGCGCCACGTCCGCCATTGCCCGCGCAATTGCCATCGAACTCGCCCGGCAGGGCTATGCGATCCTGCTGGCCGCGCGCGACATGGACGAAAACGAACGCATCGCGACCGATCTCCGCGTGCGCACGGGATCGCCCGCCGTCGCCTTGCCGTTCGAAGCACTCGATTTCCCCTCGCATCCGGCTTTCGTGCGGACCTGCATCGAACACATGGGCGGCGCGCTCGAAGGGGTCGTGGTGTGTTTCGGAGCGCTCGAACCGCAAAACGAACTACAGGCGGATTTCACGCGCGCACGCCGGATCCTCGACGTGAATTTCACGGCGGCGGTCTCGATCTTGGAGGCGTTCGCGCCCCATTTCGAGCAACGCCGCGGAGGATTCATTGCGGCGATATCGTCCGTGGCGGGCGATCGAGGACGCCAGAGCAATTACCATTACGGCGCGGCCAAGGCCGGCTTGTCGGTCTACCTGCAAGGACTGCGCAACCGCCTGTTCCGCGCGGGCGTATCCGTCACGACTCTCAAGCCCGGATTCGTGGACAGCAAGATGACTTTCGGACTGCCGGGCCTCGTTATGCTCGCCAGCCCGGAAACCGCCGGCAAGGCGGCCGCCGCCGCCATCAAAAAGCGCAAGAACGTGGCCTATGTGCCGTGGTTCTGGCGCTACATTATGCTGATCATCATCCATGTGCCCGAATGTATCTTCAAACGCCTGAAATTGTGA
- a CDS encoding FAD-binding oxidoreductase: MTGAFQRLSGWGRYPVQECRVFRPERCADVRPPVLTREGRTIIPRGLGRSYGDAAINGGGDVLDYSRMNRMRAFDAESGILDCEAGVSLADILDVFIPRGFFPPVMPGTKFVTLGGAIANDVHGKNHHRDGSFSQFVVEITLLTPAGEIVTCSPEEQSDVFWATVGGVGLTGVILTAKIRLKRIETAYCWVDYLRTKNIDDTLAAFAESDRNYEYSVAWVDCLAKGNALGRSVLMRGNFAARADAPPGCRDPLQPKPRHGKPVPFDFPGFVLNSFSIGAFNQIFYALHPSRERQWVDYDSYFCPLDSIHHWNRMYGRRGFCQYQVTFPLEEAGGLTKLMERVSQSGCASFLAVLKRLGPGGPGLLSYPSEGYTISFDIPMRNDVVPLLREFDQRVIEHNGRLYCAKDAVALPETFAAMYPRLDEFRTIAGRLDPDGAFSSSLARRLGIVRPSAGGTAHE, encoded by the coding sequence ACAGGCGCGTTTCAACGACTGTCCGGATGGGGACGTTATCCGGTGCAGGAATGCCGCGTGTTTCGCCCGGAGCGGTGCGCGGATGTCCGGCCGCCGGTACTGACGCGCGAAGGCCGGACAATCATCCCGCGCGGATTGGGCCGCAGTTACGGCGACGCGGCCATCAACGGCGGCGGGGATGTCCTGGATTACTCGCGCATGAACCGCATGCGCGCGTTCGACGCCGAATCGGGCATCCTTGATTGCGAGGCCGGTGTCAGCCTGGCGGACATTCTGGACGTCTTTATACCGCGCGGTTTTTTCCCGCCTGTAATGCCGGGCACGAAATTCGTCACACTGGGCGGCGCCATCGCCAACGACGTCCACGGCAAGAATCATCACCGGGACGGTTCCTTCAGCCAGTTTGTCGTCGAGATAACGTTGTTGACCCCGGCGGGAGAGATCGTGACATGCTCGCCGGAGGAACAGTCGGACGTGTTCTGGGCGACCGTGGGCGGTGTCGGGCTGACGGGCGTGATTCTCACCGCGAAGATACGCCTCAAACGCATTGAAACGGCTTATTGCTGGGTAGACTACCTGCGAACGAAAAATATAGACGACACGCTCGCGGCGTTTGCCGAGTCCGACCGGAACTACGAGTATTCGGTCGCATGGGTGGATTGCCTGGCCAAGGGTAATGCGCTGGGCCGATCGGTTTTGATGCGTGGCAATTTCGCGGCGCGCGCCGACGCACCCCCCGGATGCCGGGACCCGTTGCAGCCCAAGCCAAGGCATGGGAAACCGGTGCCTTTCGATTTTCCGGGATTCGTCTTGAATTCATTTTCGATAGGCGCGTTCAATCAGATTTTCTACGCCTTGCACCCGTCACGCGAACGGCAATGGGTGGACTACGATTCGTATTTCTGCCCGCTCGATTCGATTCACCACTGGAACCGCATGTACGGACGCCGGGGCTTTTGCCAGTACCAGGTCACGTTTCCCCTGGAGGAAGCCGGCGGCCTGACCAAACTCATGGAGCGCGTCAGCCAGTCCGGATGCGCCTCGTTCCTGGCCGTATTGAAACGGTTGGGGCCGGGCGGACCGGGCCTGCTTTCCTACCCCAGCGAAGGTTACACCATCTCCTTCGACATTCCGATGCGCAACGATGTCGTGCCGCTCCTGCGGGAATTCGACCAGCGCGTAATCGAACACAACGGGCGGCTCTATTGCGCCAAGGACGCCGTGGCGCTGCCGGAAACCTTCGCGGCGATGTATCCGAGGCTCGACGAATTCCGGACGATTGCCGGACGGCTCGACCCGGACGGCGCCTTTTCGTCGTCATTGGCGCGCCGGCTTGGCATTGTGCGTCCGTCGGCGGGAGGTACGGCCCATGAATGA
- a CDS encoding ThuA domain-containing protein: protein MKRGMILGLAAALFFARSVMAQDAPLRVLIFSGLNNHDWRSTTPVLLEILQGCPRFGTVDVTEAPGQCDAATFARYDVVVSNWTPYPKTAREWPETAETAFLDFMRNGGGFVVVHAAACTFQEWPPFQEIIGLTWDDKKTSHARYGPFTVKVRSAAHPIARGLSDFSITDELYQNMAALTDKSFDTVFDAFSAKEANGTGKVEPMLIATTFGKGRGVNLMLGHDAAAMRNAGFRTLLLRGAEWAATGRVTIPKPDDWPSVSADANAASAESGAKGR from the coding sequence ATGAAGCGTGGGATGATTTTGGGATTGGCGGCGGCGTTGTTTTTTGCACGTTCCGTCATGGCGCAGGATGCGCCGTTGCGGGTGTTGATCTTTAGCGGATTGAACAACCATGATTGGCGTTCGACAACGCCGGTGCTGTTGGAAATTCTCCAGGGGTGTCCCCGGTTCGGCACGGTGGACGTGACGGAGGCGCCGGGCCAGTGCGATGCCGCGACGTTTGCACGATACGACGTCGTGGTGTCGAACTGGACGCCGTATCCGAAGACGGCGCGCGAATGGCCGGAGACTGCGGAAACGGCGTTTCTCGATTTCATGCGCAATGGAGGCGGTTTCGTCGTCGTTCACGCGGCGGCATGCACGTTTCAGGAGTGGCCTCCGTTCCAGGAAATCATCGGTCTGACATGGGACGACAAGAAAACGAGCCACGCGCGGTACGGCCCGTTCACGGTGAAGGTGAGAAGTGCCGCCCATCCCATCGCGCGGGGCCTGTCCGATTTTTCAATCACGGACGAACTGTACCAAAACATGGCGGCCCTGACGGACAAGTCGTTCGATACCGTTTTCGACGCGTTTTCCGCCAAGGAGGCCAACGGCACGGGCAAGGTCGAACCGATGCTGATTGCGACCACCTTCGGCAAGGGGCGCGGTGTCAATCTCATGCTGGGCCACGATGCGGCGGCCATGCGCAATGCGGGATTTCGGACCCTGCTGCTGCGCGGCGCCGAATGGGCCGCCACGGGCCGGGTAACCATTCCCAAGCCCGATGATTGGCCTTCCGTTTCCGCCGATGCAAACGCCGCTTCTGCCGAATCCGGAGCGAAGGGGCGATAA
- a CDS encoding DegT/DnrJ/EryC1/StrS family aminotransferase, with protein MARLAVLGGSPVRPEKPWPQWPIHDGKDVKLVTEVTKSNRWSYDGPIEWKFAEAFTKYQGAKFGMCSANGTVAIQIALEALGIGAYDEVIVPGMTWQATAAACIDVNAIPVLVDVEPDTWCLDLAKVEAAITKKTKAVIVVHLYGCMADMTKLQALCKKHNLFLIEDCAHQHGSFWKGKGVGSLGDMGSFSFQESKTLSSGEGGFNTCKTKEQFEKLYSLRNCGRGYRGDFTHAMQSGNYRLTEWQAAILLCGLERLDKQVKLRDANAIYLNSLLAQIPGILPMRRRKEITQQSYFNFTFRLDLPKLKGITNRQFIPALNAELSTAELFEPPYDPLNNCSLYKPHTKARHNLSPAYWKAIDPKRFKLPVCTDATEKSGLAVHHMLLMGTKKDMDVVADAVAKVVENLDELHGYDPTGPRRKYRGLAK; from the coding sequence ATGGCAAGACTTGCGGTATTGGGCGGATCGCCCGTGCGTCCCGAAAAACCGTGGCCGCAATGGCCGATTCACGACGGGAAAGACGTCAAACTCGTCACGGAAGTGACGAAATCGAACCGGTGGTCCTACGACGGGCCGATCGAATGGAAGTTCGCCGAAGCCTTCACGAAATACCAGGGCGCCAAGTTTGGCATGTGCTCGGCCAACGGCACGGTCGCGATTCAGATCGCGCTCGAAGCGCTCGGCATCGGCGCGTACGACGAAGTGATAGTCCCCGGCATGACGTGGCAGGCGACCGCCGCCGCGTGCATTGACGTCAACGCGATTCCGGTGCTCGTGGACGTCGAACCGGACACATGGTGTCTCGATCTTGCCAAGGTCGAGGCGGCCATCACGAAAAAAACGAAGGCGGTCATCGTGGTCCATCTGTACGGCTGCATGGCCGACATGACGAAACTGCAGGCGTTGTGCAAGAAACACAACCTGTTCCTGATCGAGGATTGCGCACATCAGCACGGCTCCTTCTGGAAGGGCAAGGGCGTCGGCAGCCTCGGCGACATGGGCAGTTTCAGTTTCCAGGAATCGAAGACGCTCAGCAGCGGTGAAGGCGGATTCAACACCTGCAAAACGAAGGAACAGTTCGAGAAACTCTATTCGCTGCGCAACTGCGGGCGCGGCTACCGCGGCGATTTCACCCATGCGATGCAGTCCGGAAACTATCGCCTCACCGAATGGCAGGCCGCGATTCTCCTGTGCGGCCTCGAACGCCTCGACAAACAGGTCAAGTTGCGCGATGCGAACGCGATCTACCTCAACTCGCTGCTCGCGCAAATCCCCGGCATCCTGCCGATGCGCCGCCGGAAAGAAATCACGCAGCAGAGTTATTTCAATTTCACGTTCCGGCTCGACCTGCCCAAACTCAAGGGCATCACGAACCGGCAATTCATCCCCGCGCTCAACGCCGAACTCAGCACCGCCGAGTTGTTCGAGCCGCCCTACGACCCGCTCAACAACTGCTCGCTCTACAAGCCGCACACCAAGGCGCGCCACAACCTCAGCCCGGCATACTGGAAGGCCATAGATCCAAAACGGTTCAAACTCCCCGTCTGCACCGATGCGACCGAAAAATCCGGCCTCGCCGTCCATCACATGCTCCTCATGGGCACGAAGAAAGACATGGACGTCGTCGCCGACGCCGTCGCGAAGGTGGTCGAAAACCTCGACGAACTCCACGGCTACGATCCCACCGGCCCCCGCCGCAAATACCGCGGCCTCGCAAAATAA
- a CDS encoding DUF4838 domain-containing protein, which produces MRMRGCVPVVLIAAFCAEAAAVRGGWISSDDYASLNAVVADSASDSEKLAAREFADLWKQATGKGVYVSNVPYLKRGVIVWIGQDGVPDELLGYVKPGELGPDGYCIRTLYLKKAKQGHLAIFGGKERGTMYGVYAFFEDYFGIRFLAPDYTHIPKKPPASLPDIDVRYVPPILRRQTAHGIHGLQAYSEDQRAAFQRHMRWSSSPECGLPAHSAFTLLPPGKYFAEHPDFYSEINGKRIAPTGFDPNRPAMAAPPPEWQSQLCFSNPKVAEAIAAELRPLMQAHPDKTVWSVSPMEWDGRCECPGCKAIDEAEDSPMGSILTGVNRVADAIKSDFPNNFIETLACQWTLKPPRNLRPRDNVIVNVCAVDVDYSRPLHDKKTSELQPFAGILAEWSKIAHNVHVWDYPANGYYSPIPFPCFDAIGANLAFYARHNVKGVLSLGGDLLTDDLGVLRCYLVSRLMWQPNADAQAVMDEFIRLYYEDAAPFIREYIALAAKTVRDKGAYLHSLGKGEWMDADFVSRADEIFRGALASSVPDIVKQRIEDAYCSIRYAAIVCPPKVTIADGKISLDRPPCMSVEDYIAHVGERGARSPDPNVSLPDYIMARTGKTAPPRHEESPIITLENEKHLAWVAPALKGSVVRWNAKAQAAELLRGHEAYGSAPGTLQEWTSAPPLPEGPAADTYEVVEGSQNRLVLRAARADGLQIERTMELKPGSDSLDITLVLANASDKPLPANVKIHPEFYAADTPEIWAPIRGVWQRQNAQNDGTARTSGRFIPAEDATRVACWMPEKKLAVECGGDAQDLGGLFWYVNTAPDARQCNLEALPKSDPIEPGAKRILRVCYSVSSRHPSAK; this is translated from the coding sequence ATGCGTATGCGAGGATGCGTGCCGGTTGTATTGATTGCGGCATTTTGCGCGGAAGCCGCGGCTGTGCGCGGCGGTTGGATTTCATCGGACGATTATGCGTCATTGAACGCGGTCGTCGCGGATTCCGCGTCGGACTCGGAAAAACTGGCCGCGCGCGAGTTTGCCGATTTATGGAAACAGGCGACGGGCAAGGGCGTATACGTTTCGAATGTGCCGTATCTGAAGCGGGGCGTTATTGTCTGGATCGGACAGGATGGCGTGCCGGACGAACTCTTGGGCTATGTGAAACCCGGCGAACTGGGACCGGACGGGTATTGCATCCGCACGCTTTACCTCAAAAAAGCCAAACAGGGACACCTTGCCATTTTCGGAGGCAAGGAACGCGGGACGATGTATGGAGTCTATGCGTTTTTCGAGGACTACTTCGGAATCCGATTCCTTGCGCCGGATTACACCCATATTCCGAAAAAGCCTCCGGCGTCGCTGCCGGACATTGATGTGCGGTACGTTCCGCCCATCCTTCGCAGACAAACAGCGCACGGCATCCATGGCTTGCAGGCTTATTCCGAGGATCAACGCGCGGCGTTTCAGCGCCACATGCGCTGGTCTTCCTCGCCCGAATGCGGCCTGCCAGCACACTCGGCCTTCACCCTCCTGCCGCCGGGCAAATATTTCGCGGAACATCCCGATTTCTACTCCGAAATCAACGGAAAACGTATCGCGCCCACCGGATTCGATCCGAACCGCCCGGCCATGGCCGCCCCGCCTCCCGAATGGCAAAGCCAGTTATGTTTCAGCAACCCGAAAGTCGCCGAAGCCATCGCCGCTGAATTGCGGCCGTTGATGCAGGCCCATCCTGACAAAACCGTCTGGAGCGTGTCGCCAATGGAATGGGACGGGCGCTGCGAATGCCCAGGGTGCAAGGCTATTGACGAGGCCGAAGACTCGCCGATGGGGTCCATCCTAACCGGCGTCAACCGTGTGGCCGACGCCATCAAGTCCGATTTTCCGAACAACTTCATTGAAACGCTCGCATGTCAATGGACCCTCAAGCCCCCGCGAAACCTCAGGCCGCGCGACAATGTCATTGTCAACGTATGTGCCGTTGATGTGGATTATTCACGTCCGCTGCACGACAAGAAGACATCCGAATTACAGCCTTTTGCCGGCATTCTGGCGGAATGGTCGAAGATCGCCCATAACGTCCATGTTTGGGATTATCCAGCCAATGGCTACTACTCGCCGATACCGTTTCCATGTTTCGACGCAATAGGGGCAAATCTCGCGTTTTACGCCCGGCACAACGTGAAAGGCGTGTTGTCGCTCGGCGGCGACCTTCTCACGGACGATTTGGGCGTCCTGCGTTGTTACTTGGTGTCGCGGCTGATGTGGCAGCCGAACGCGGACGCGCAGGCGGTGATGGATGAATTCATCCGCCTTTATTATGAGGACGCCGCGCCGTTCATCCGCGAATATATCGCCCTTGCGGCAAAGACCGTACGCGACAAGGGTGCATACCTTCACAGCCTTGGAAAAGGCGAATGGATGGATGCGGACTTCGTTTCGCGCGCGGATGAAATTTTCAGGGGGGCGTTGGCGTCAAGCGTCCCCGATATCGTCAAGCAGCGCATCGAGGACGCCTATTGTTCCATACGTTATGCGGCCATCGTGTGCCCGCCCAAGGTCACGATCGCCGACGGCAAAATATCGCTCGATCGCCCGCCGTGCATGAGCGTCGAGGATTACATTGCGCACGTCGGCGAGCGGGGCGCGCGATCGCCGGACCCAAATGTGTCTTTGCCGGACTACATCATGGCGCGCACCGGCAAGACGGCTCCGCCACGGCACGAGGAATCGCCGATTATTACGCTGGAAAACGAGAAGCACCTGGCATGGGTCGCCCCGGCGTTGAAAGGTTCCGTCGTTCGATGGAATGCCAAGGCGCAGGCCGCCGAACTGCTGCGCGGCCACGAAGCATACGGATCGGCCCCGGGCACGCTCCAGGAATGGACGAGCGCCCCGCCGCTACCCGAAGGCCCCGCAGCGGACACGTATGAAGTCGTCGAAGGCTCACAAAACCGGCTCGTCTTGCGCGCCGCGCGCGCGGACGGATTGCAAATCGAACGGACAATGGAATTGAAACCCGGGTCGGATTCGCTCGACATCACCCTTGTGCTTGCGAATGCATCCGACAAGCCTTTGCCGGCCAATGTAAAGATACATCCCGAATTTTACGCGGCGGACACGCCGGAAATCTGGGCGCCGATCCGCGGTGTGTGGCAGCGGCAGAATGCTCAAAACGACGGAACCGCGCGCACGTCCGGCCGCTTCATCCCCGCGGAGGACGCAACGCGCGTGGCGTGTTGGATGCCCGAAAAAAAACTGGCGGTCGAGTGCGGAGGCGATGCCCAGGATCTCGGCGGCCTGTTCTGGTACGTCAACACCGCGCCCGATGCGCGGCAATGCAACCTTGAAGCGCTACCGAAAAGCGATCCGATCGAACCCGGCGCCAAACGGATCCTGCGTGTGTGTTATTCGGTTTCGTCGCGGCATCCCTCCGCCAAGTAA